Part of the Roseobacter litoralis Och 149 genome, ATGCCACAATCGATTATGACGCAGACGGCGTGCAGCACGGCTATCTGCGCCTGCCCTATAGCCGCGATGACAGCGCGTGGGGCTCAATCCTGACCCCGATCTGCGTGATCAAAAACGGGGCCGGTCCGACCGCAGTATTGACCGGTGGCAATCACGGCGATGAGTACGAAGGACCGATTGCGCTGCATCATCTGGCACGCGAACTGGACCCTTTGAAAATATCCGGGCGCGTTATCGCCATTCCGTCAATGAACCACCCGGCCGTTATGGCAGGCACGCGCACCTCACCTATTGATGGCGGCAATATGAACCGGTCTTTCCCCGGCCGGGCCGATGGCACCCCGACACAAAAGATGGCCGACTATGTCCAGCGATACCTGCTGCCCATGGCAGATCTGGTGCTGGATTTTCATTCCGGGGGCAAAACGCTGGATTTCCTTCCGTTTGCCGCGTCGCACATTCTCGACGACAAGGCGCAAGAAGCACGTTGCCGGGCAGCCCGCGATGCCTTTAATGCACCCTATAGCATTGAGATGCGCGAAATAGATTCCCGCGGCATGTATGATCACGCAGCGGAAAGTCTGGGCAAAACCTTTGTCACGACCGAACTGGCCGGGGGCGGAACAGCGACGCCCGACACGGTCATGATTGCGAAAAACGGCATACGCAACCTGCTCATCCACACCGGAATCTTACAAGGAACGCCGACGCGTAATCCCAGCATAACCCTGACACAACCCGATGATGAGTGCTTTCATTTCACCGAAACCGGCGGCTTGGTCGATTTCAAGATACGGCTTGGACAACATGTCACCAAAGGCGATCTGATTGCCGAGATCTGGCACCTTGGTTCGACAGGGCGCGCGCCCTTTCAGGTGTTTGCGCAGCGCCCCGGTCTACTGGTCGCGCGCCATCATCCGGGTCTGATCCAGCCGGGCGATTGTCTGGCTGTTCTGGCGGTAGAAGACGCAGACTAACGCTCCGGTATAAAGTCGACCTGTGCCCAGTCATCGAACCGGTGCGCAGGATCCAGATCAGGCAGCGGCCTGTTCAGATACCCTTGCGTATAAAGCCGAAAAGGCACCTGTGCCGCGCGTGCCGTGTCATAGTCCACCGCGCTGTCGCCTACATAAACCGTGCTTGCCGGATCACCACCCAAGGCGTCGATCACGGCCAAAAGGGGTGCCGGGTCTGGTTTCTTTGGCACATCGGGCAGCGCCCCGCTGATCACACCGAAATACCCATCAAGGCCCATCACCTCGCAAATCTCATTTGCGGGCCCGTGTGGTTTGTTGGTGCAAAGACCCATTGGTATTCCCGCCTCTTTCAGCCGGTCCAGGCATTCGAAAACGCCCGGAAAGGGCCGGGTCAACGTTGTTTTGTCTTTGGCATAAGCCTGCAAGAACAGTTCAAGCGCGCGCGGGTGCAGCTGCGCCTCGGCACCACCGGTGGCCGCAAGACTGCGGGCCACAAGTTTCTCAACACCATTGCCAATGAACCCGATAACAGTTTTCAGGTCGAGCGGCTGGCGCCCAAGTTCCACCAGAACCACGT contains:
- the doeB gene encoding N(2)-acetyl-L-2,4-diaminobutanoate deacetylase DoeB, which produces MQDTQVHATIDYDADGVQHGYLRLPYSRDDSAWGSILTPICVIKNGAGPTAVLTGGNHGDEYEGPIALHHLARELDPLKISGRVIAIPSMNHPAVMAGTRTSPIDGGNMNRSFPGRADGTPTQKMADYVQRYLLPMADLVLDFHSGGKTLDFLPFAASHILDDKAQEARCRAARDAFNAPYSIEMREIDSRGMYDHAAESLGKTFVTTELAGGGTATPDTVMIAKNGIRNLLIHTGILQGTPTRNPSITLTQPDDECFHFTETGGLVDFKIRLGQHVTKGDLIAEIWHLGSTGRAPFQVFAQRPGLLVARHHPGLIQPGDCLAVLAVEDAD
- the gph gene encoding phosphoglycolate phosphatase (PGP is an essential enzyme in the glycolate salvage pathway in higher organisms (photorespiration in plants). Phosphoglycolate results from the oxidase activity of RubisCO in the Calvin cycle when concentrations of carbon dioxide are low relative to oxygen. This enzyme is a member of the Haloacid Dehalogenase (HAD) superfamily of aspartate-nucleophile hydrolase enzymes (PF00702).) yields the protein MAKLKQIIFDLDGTLIDSAPDLRAAMNVVLVELGRQPLDLKTVIGFIGNGVEKLVARSLAATGGAEAQLHPRALELFLQAYAKDKTTLTRPFPGVFECLDRLKEAGIPMGLCTNKPHGPANEICEVMGLDGYFGVISGALPDVPKKPDPAPLLAVIDALGGDPASTVYVGDSAVDYDTARAAQVPFRLYTQGYLNRPLPDLDPAHRFDDWAQVDFIPER